The Alnus glutinosa chromosome 7, dhAlnGlut1.1, whole genome shotgun sequence genome includes a region encoding these proteins:
- the LOC133873263 gene encoding uncharacterized protein LOC133873263, with translation MKDAQHRALVLFNAVVAHEPYFVQRRDADKKLGHSSLQKMIAALRMLAYGVSGDFMDEYLRIAENTATRCLQYFGSHNDINVLEHSSLFIELAGGLAPSVNYSINDNDYTMGYYLADSIYHSWSTFVETIHAPQGNKREHFAKTQESVRKDVERAFEVLQAGFAIVRGAVRSFDHEMLKTIMITCIILHNMIVEDE, from the exons ATGAAAGATGCTCAACATCGTGCCTTGGTTTTGTTCAACGCCGTAG TAGCTCATGAACCATATTTCGTCCAAAGAAGAGATGCTGATAAAAAGCTCGGACATTCTTCCCTTCAAAAGATGATTGCCGCACTTAGGATGCTCGCTTATGGAGTATCAGGTGATTTTATGGATGAATATTTGAGAATTGCAGAAAACACTGCAACACGGTGTTTGCAATATTTTG GGTCTCATAATGATATCAACGTGCTAGaacattcttctttatttatcgAGCTCGCTGGAGGGCTTGCTCCTTCGGTGAACTACTCAATCAACGATAATGACTACACAATGGGATATTATCTCGCTGATAGTATATATCATTCATGGTCAACATTTGTAGAAACAATTCATGCTCCGCAAGGAAATAAGAGAGAACATTTTGCAAAAACTCAAGAGTCAGTAAGGAAAGATGTAGAACGTGCATTTGAGGTGCTTCAAGCAGGATTTGCAATTGTGCGAGGAGCTGTGCGTTCTTTCGATCATGAAATGCTTAAAACCATCATGATAACGTGCATAATATTGCATAACATGATTGTTGAAGATGAGTGA